The following DNA comes from Candidatus Eremiobacteraceae bacterium.
GGTCGTGGGTCAGCGGGCGCGGCGCGGCTTGGCCTTCGAGCGCCATCGCGATCGCCGTTGCTTCAAATGGTCCGATCAAGATGGGAAGATAGTGCTTGCCGTCAACGTCCTTGAGGATGACGACGGGGTCGTGCGTCAGCAAGTCGATCCCGAGTTTGTCTACCTTCATCTGACGCATGACGCATGCGGCCTCGCTGCCCTAAGAGTGTACGACCTTTACTGCCCTTCGGGCCGAAAATTGGCCGTTCCTGGAAGGCCGGTGCCCGGGCGGCAAGCAAAAGGACCGTCCGCCATGTCTTTAGGCTCACACACAGTCGACGTGAATCTTCTCGCCATGCGCCTTTGGCAATCGGCCATCGCGGTCGCCATCTGTCTTATCGTCTGGCGCATCATCGTCGCACTCGTGGACCGGCTTTTCGCGCGTAAATTCGCCACGCGTTTCATTCCCAGAGCTGCGACGTTCGGGTCGTTGATCAAGTCCGTCACGGCGGCCGTCACGCTCGTCGCCGCCGTCCTTGCGTGCATGAGCATCTGGGGCATCGACATCTCGCCGGCGATTTGGTCGGCCGGCTTCATCACCGCCGGACTCGCGTTCGGCGCGCAATCGGTCGTGCGCGACGTGCTCACCGGCTTGCTCTTCTTGTTCGACGACATCTATGAGATCGGCGACACCGTCGAGATCGTGACGATCGTGAACGGCGTGATCACCGGCACGGTTGAAACCCTTGGTCTTCGCCTCACGGTCGTGCTCGACGACAAAGGCCGCCGGGTCGCCATTCCCAACGGCAACATCGTCACGGTTGCGAATGCGAGCCGCCTCGCGCGATCTTCGTGGATCTTGATGACGCTGCCGCTGCGACGCAGCATCGGCGACATGAGCAAGCAGCTCGTCGACATCGCGCGGACGGCTGCCAGCGCCGAGAATGTGGCCACCGACGGCATCGAGGTATATCTGTCCGATTTCGGCTCGGATTCCGCCACGTTTCGCATAGACATACCCGCTGCGAGCGTCGTGACGGCTTCCACCCGCGCGCGTATCCGCGAGCGCATCGCGGTCGCCGCTCAGGATCGCGGCTGGCTTCCCGGCGGTGCGGCCGCGCCGGCGCGCGGCGATGGGGAAGAGTCCGCGCGCAGCGTATCGGACTCCGACAAGCCGTGAGCCTCTCATGCGGCATCGTCGGCCTGCCGAACGTCGGCAAGTCAACACTCTTCAACGCGATCACGCGCGCGAGTGTGGCGGCGAGCAACTATCCGTTCTGCACGATCGAACCAAACGTCGGAATCGTGCCGGTGCCGGATGCCCGGCTCGCGGAACTCGCGAAGATCTTCGCGAGCAAGCAGATCGTGCCGGCCACGACGACATTCACCGATATCGCCGGGCTCGTGCGCGGCGCGTCGAAAGGCGAGGGCCTCGGCAACGCGTTCCTCTCGCACATCCGCGAAGTTGATGCCATCGCGATGGTCGTGCGCTGCTTCGACGACGCCGACGTCGTGCACGTCGACGGACAACCCGATCCGCTGCGCGACATCGAGACGATCACCATCGAGCTCGCCCTCGCCGACTTGGTCGGCGTTGAGAAACGATTGGATAAATCGCGCCAGCGGTTGAAGACGGATCCCAAGCTTGCGGTGGAAGTGTCGGCGCTCGAAAATCTCAAGCGCGCGCTCGATGCCGGGCAGGTCGCACGGACGTTCGCGAGCGGCAGCGCGGAGGCGGCCTTAGCCAAGGAGCTCGCTTTGCTCACCGCAAAGCCGACCTTGTACGTCGCAAACGTCGATGAGTCGGGTTCGCCCGCTTCGAAGGCGCGGGCGCAAGCGGTGCAGGAACGTGCGCGGCAAGAAGGCGCGCAATCGGTCGTGCTCTGCGCCAAGCTCGAAGCGGAGTTAGCAGGGCTCGCGCCGGATGAAGCGGCCGCCTTCGCAAAAGACTACGGCTTGGAACAGAGCGGCTTGGACGCGCTCGTGATAGCCGCGTATCGGCTGCTGGACTTGATGACATTTCTGACTGCCGGGGAAAAAGAGAGTCGCGCATGGCCGATCGCGCGCGGCACGAAGGCGCCGCAAGCCGCCGGCACGATTCACAGCGACATCGAGCGCGGCTTCATCCGCGCCGAGATCGCAGGCTACGAGGATCTCGTGCGCCTGGGTGGGCTGCAGGCCGTGCGCGAAGCCGGTCTGCTTCGTTCCGAGGGTCGCGAGTACGTCATGCAAGAAGGCGACGTCGTCAACTTCCGCTTCAACGTCTGACAGAAAGCCGCGTCAATGCCATCAAAGAACGATGTACAACCGCTGCATGAAGCTTCCGTGTTCGGCGAGGGCATCGCCTATTTCAACGAAGCGGCGGCGAAACTCGACCTCGACGCGAACATGCGCCGAGTTCTGACGCACCCATCGCGACAGGTGATCGTGTCCTTGCCGTTTCAACGCGACAATGGGGACTTTGAAGTGTACACGGGATACCGCGTGCAGTACAGCACCGCGCGTGGTCCGGCGAAAGGCGGCGTGCGCTATCACCCGGGCGTCACGTTGGACGAGGTCACGGCGCTTGCGTTCTGGATGACTTGGAAATGTGCAGTCGTGGATCTGCCGTTCGGCGGCGCAAAAGGCGGAGTGACGTGCGACCCGACAAAG
Coding sequences within:
- a CDS encoding mechanosensitive ion channel domain-containing protein, translated to MNLLAMRLWQSAIAVAICLIVWRIIVALVDRLFARKFATRFIPRAATFGSLIKSVTAAVTLVAAVLACMSIWGIDISPAIWSAGFITAGLAFGAQSVVRDVLTGLLFLFDDIYEIGDTVEIVTIVNGVITGTVETLGLRLTVVLDDKGRRVAIPNGNIVTVANASRLARSSWILMTLPLRRSIGDMSKQLVDIARTAASAENVATDGIEVYLSDFGSDSATFRIDIPAASVVTASTRARIRERIAVAAQDRGWLPGGAAAPARGDGEESARSVSDSDKP
- the ychF gene encoding redox-regulated ATPase YchF, which codes for MSLSCGIVGLPNVGKSTLFNAITRASVAASNYPFCTIEPNVGIVPVPDARLAELAKIFASKQIVPATTTFTDIAGLVRGASKGEGLGNAFLSHIREVDAIAMVVRCFDDADVVHVDGQPDPLRDIETITIELALADLVGVEKRLDKSRQRLKTDPKLAVEVSALENLKRALDAGQVARTFASGSAEAALAKELALLTAKPTLYVANVDESGSPASKARAQAVQERARQEGAQSVVLCAKLEAELAGLAPDEAAAFAKDYGLEQSGLDALVIAAYRLLDLMTFLTAGEKESRAWPIARGTKAPQAAGTIHSDIERGFIRAEIAGYEDLVRLGGLQAVREAGLLRSEGREYVMQEGDVVNFRFNV
- a CDS encoding Glu/Leu/Phe/Val dehydrogenase dimerization domain-containing protein, with translation MPSKNDVQPLHEASVFGEGIAYFNEAAAKLDLDANMRRVLTHPSRQVIVSLPFQRDNGDFEVYTGYRVQYSTARGPAKGGVRYHPGVTLDEVTALAFWMTWKCAVVDLPFGGAKGGVTCDPTKLSAGEVERLTRRYAAEIIEIIGPDKDVPAPDVNTNSQTMGWIMDTVSMHLRNHTPGVVTGKPVCIGGSRGRVEA